The Prevotella melaninogenica nucleotide sequence AACTCCTCTACTCGTCTAACTTGTTCACCCGTCAACTTACCATGTTACTTTGTCTTTCTTCGCAATCAACTTGTCTACTCGTCAACTTGTTCACCCGTCAACTTACCATGTTACTTTGTCTTTCTTCGCAATCAACTTGTCTACTCGTCAACTTGTTCACCCGTCAACTTACCATGTTACTTTGTCTTTCTTCGCAATCAACTTGTCTACTCGCCAACTCGTTCACTCATCAACTTACCATACAAGCAACTTGTTTACTCGTCAACTTGTCTACTTGTTAACTCCTCTACCACTCACTTCACGAGCATCTTCTTACCATTACGGATAACAACACCCTTATGACTCTTGCTAACTGTCTTGCCTGAGAGATCGTAAGTGGTAGCTGATTCATTCTGGAAGATAAGAGCGTTGATGCCAGTAGAAGTCTTCTTAACCTCTGTAGGAACGAAGGTAGAGCCAGCATCCTTACCACCAGTCCAGTAAGCGAGGTTGCCGTCAGCACGATAGTTCAAGCCGAAGCCCTCTGGATTACAGATATAGAAACCTTCATCATCATTTGGGCTTATTGTCACAGTCCAGTCGCTGGTGTACCCTGCAGGTAGGTTGTCAGCAGGCAGAAGGGTAGCGTAAGTGTTACCGCCAGCCTTAGCTGAACCCTTTGGAGAAGCCGATGCGAGGACCATTGTAGGACCCATTGCCTTGTTGATGAGGCGGAAACCGCTGTAAGGATTACCTGTCAATGCCCAAAGAGCATAATCAGTAGTGATGTAAGTCTCGTCAATGAAGTAAACGTTAGGTGTATAGTTTCCTGACGAAACCCATCTTGGCTGGTTGCTCACCTTGAGGTTATACCAAGTAGTGTCGGCTGGTGTAGCCACCTTCATTGGGGCTGTCCATGTAGCGGTAATACGTACTGTAGCTGGCAGACTTGTGATGGTCTCCTTGTCAGCTGTCAGTTCAACATAGTCTCTGCTAAGTCCTTCAGGAATCGTCACAGCACCAGTCTTCGCACCATTGACAACGGTTGAATAGACAAATTCATTGTTGAAGTAAACCTCGTAGGTCAAAGCTGTCTTCGCATCAATGAAGATACCCTCAAGTGACACATCACCATCAATCATCTCAGCAGGGAGGGTGAAGGTTCCATCAGCATTGAAACGCTCACGTGGAATCAGCTCGTCAACATACTGATAGGTGCCATGGCTGATACTATCGCCAGTGAGGTTGTAGCCGTGTCGCACCTTCAGACCGCTGAAGTTAAAGCCATGTTCAGGCTTCATCTTGATAGTGTAAGGCTTACCGAATGGGATAGAGATACCGTTCAGCTCAGTACCATCTTCTGCAACAACCTTACCATTGAGTGCACCTTGATAAATCTTCACATTGTCTCCATGAACATTCAGGCGCACATCGATGGCACCACCACCATTGTTAAGGATGTGGTTGTTGTTCTCAATGCTACCTCCTGCGTCTGCAGAGTTCCAATCCACTTTGTAACGCATACGATAGAAACCGTGCTGAAGGTT carries:
- a CDS encoding GEVED domain-containing protein, translating into MKKNILATCGLLFCTSLLHAQTTEEVRIDFENQNYKALGVYDTWLKSPFRSQNKQAAALEGNVQVVSNIDKNYDEILKATPNASDNVLGFQRSRFGSNTFGARIDLKQPFALTKETKYVHVMIHKPKAGRTMLIGLGKRTDRKGQSTDTEQFWELSTREIEPNKWVDAVFPVKGAGGIEIHSLVVVVDCEDTNGMKDDFLAYIDNIVVNNEAFTTTNREDYPMNYSKDAKCSRSDRGLKGISLGDQTFSVYGDITTSTPAYTCLSKQAFLAKPGETLNPAVQYKGIWMHSYVYLDLNNNGRFEPKVEGGQIVPNAGNELLAYSFLSGEDENSGFNSAGTEISGNGRNTLVMPEFTLPSNLQHGFYRMRYKVDWNSADAGGSIENNNHILNNGGGAIDVRLNVHGDNVKIYQGALNGKVVAEDGTELNGISIPFGKPYTIKMKPEHGFNFSGLKVRHGYNLTGDSISHGTYQYVDELIPRERFNADGTFTLPAEMIDGDVSLEGIFIDAKTALTYEVYFNNEFVYSTVVNGAKTGAVTIPEGLSRDYVELTADKETITSLPATVRITATWTAPMKVATPADTTWYNLKVSNQPRWVSSGNYTPNVYFIDETYITTDYALWALTGNPYSGFRLINKAMGPTMVLASASPKGSAKAGGNTYATLLPADNLPAGYTSDWTVTISPNDDEGFYICNPEGFGLNYRADGNLAYWTGGKDAGSTFVPTEVKKTSTGINALIFQNESATTYDLSGKTVSKSHKGVVIRNGKKMLVK